From the genome of Pseudomonas sp. TMP9, one region includes:
- a CDS encoding DUF934 domain-containing protein: MQRIIKNGQLVDESWHLLPKDATLDGISNCDDLIVPLSLWVEHSTALKARDGGLGVWLEAGEEIEEIADQLDNFQVIALNFPAFTDGRHCSTAYLLRNRYGYTGEVRAIGDVLRDQLFSYLRVGFDAFALREDKDPKDALKAFEEFSEVYQASTVQPLPLFRRRA; the protein is encoded by the coding sequence ATGCAGCGAATCATTAAGAATGGCCAACTGGTTGATGAAAGCTGGCACCTGCTGCCCAAAGACGCCACGTTGGACGGCATTTCCAACTGTGACGACCTGATTGTGCCGCTGAGCTTATGGGTCGAGCACAGCACCGCGCTCAAGGCTCGCGATGGCGGACTGGGTGTGTGGCTGGAGGCCGGTGAGGAAATCGAAGAAATCGCTGATCAGTTGGATAACTTCCAAGTCATTGCACTCAATTTCCCTGCCTTCACCGACGGCCGCCATTGCTCCACCGCTTACCTGCTGCGTAACCGCTATGGGTACACCGGCGAAGTGCGCGCCATTGGTGATGTGCTGCGCGATCAGCTGTTTTCGTATTTACGCGTAGGCTTTGACGCCTTCGCCCTGCGCGAAGACAAAGACCCGAAGGATGCCTTGAAAGCGTTTGAGGAATTTAGCGAGGTGTACCAAGCCTCAACCGTCCAGCCGCTGCCGCTATTCCGTCGTCGTGCCTGA
- a CDS encoding YhdH/YhfP family quinone oxidoreductase: MSKFNALQARENATGGFEQVIVQREIDDLPAGELLIRVKYSSLNYKDALSASGNRGVTKSFPHTPGIDAAGVVQASSVAEFSVGDEVIVTGYDLGMNTSGGFAQYIRIPASWALKRPKGLSLREAMVLGTAGLTAALCVDKLEQVGLTPDAGTVLVTGATGGVGSVAVALLTTLGFRVAASTGKAEQAEYLKALGAQQIVLRSELLEGTDKSMLKEQWAGAVDCVGGDILFNVVKSLRYGASAACCGLTAGVGFKGSVLPFILRGVNLLGVDSVELPLVVKASMWDKLSLQWKVNLDALVSEVTLEQLPAAIAQVLAGKQVGRVLVNLG; encoded by the coding sequence ATGAGTAAGTTCAATGCATTGCAAGCCCGTGAAAACGCAACGGGTGGTTTCGAACAAGTGATTGTGCAACGTGAGATTGATGACTTGCCAGCCGGTGAGCTGCTGATTCGAGTCAAATATTCCTCGCTCAACTACAAGGATGCGTTGTCAGCCAGCGGTAACCGCGGCGTCACCAAGAGCTTCCCGCACACGCCCGGTATTGATGCCGCCGGTGTGGTGCAAGCTTCAAGCGTGGCCGAGTTCAGCGTAGGCGATGAGGTGATTGTCACTGGCTATGACTTGGGGATGAACACCTCCGGCGGCTTCGCTCAGTACATTCGCATCCCCGCCAGCTGGGCGCTTAAACGGCCCAAAGGCTTGTCGCTGCGTGAGGCCATGGTGTTGGGCACCGCGGGGCTGACGGCTGCGCTGTGCGTGGACAAACTCGAGCAGGTCGGGCTGACGCCAGATGCGGGCACTGTGTTGGTCACCGGCGCCACGGGAGGTGTTGGCAGCGTTGCAGTGGCGCTGCTGACCACGTTGGGTTTTCGGGTTGCGGCATCGACAGGCAAAGCAGAGCAAGCAGAGTACCTTAAGGCGCTGGGTGCGCAGCAGATTGTGCTGCGCTCTGAATTACTTGAGGGCACCGACAAATCGATGCTCAAAGAACAATGGGCAGGTGCGGTGGACTGCGTGGGCGGGGACATCCTGTTTAACGTGGTTAAATCGCTGCGTTATGGTGCGAGCGCAGCCTGCTGTGGCTTGACTGCTGGTGTGGGGTTTAAGGGCAGCGTACTGCCGTTTATCCTGCGCGGGGTGAATTTGCTCGGGGTTGACTCGGTCGAGCTGCCGCTGGTGGTCAAAGCGTCCATGTGGGACAAGCTGTCGCTGCAGTGGAAGGTCAACTTGGATGCGCTGGTCAGTGAAGTGACGCTGGAGCAATTACCAGCGGCGATTGCTCAAGTACTGGCGGGTAAGCAAGTGGGGCGCGTACTGGTCAATTTAGGCTAA
- a CDS encoding methyl-accepting chemotaxis protein, whose translation MNSLRSLPINRRLWLILTVAIAMLIIQGGLFLKQVHSDLYTAKAERTQHVVQSAAGILQHFHSLEAAGTLPRAEAQQQAMETIRGLRYAGQEYFWINDQTPVMVMHPTNTKLEGQNLSGFKDPDGKALFNEMVAISKSQGAGQVDYRWPKPGASEPVPKVSYVQLFQPWGWIIGSGIYVDDVQAEFQAQALKAIAIGLTIAVLLAALVALILRSITLPLQQAVSAMANIASGDGDLTRTLNTHGNDELTALSRHFNAFTDKLRLVIKQSLDSAGKLDVAARELGQISSHAQQHSEEQSQQMELVATAINEVTYAVQDVAKNAEHASTEVHAAEKHALQGQQNIESSLRKINELSGTIDQAVTVIQALAQESTQIGSVLEVIRSIAEQTNLLALNAAIEAARAGEQGRGFAVVADEVRLLAQRTQKSTAEIQVMIERLQGNSEAAVRVINDSSKASQLTIEQASQAGASLTLIASGLRNLTGLNASIASATLQQSHVVEDINQNVTQAASLAQNNATAAQQTSNAGQHLSLLAEQLNKILGQFRV comes from the coding sequence ATGAATAGCCTACGCAGCCTGCCCATCAACCGTCGTCTGTGGCTAATTCTGACGGTGGCCATCGCCATGCTGATTATTCAGGGTGGGTTATTTCTCAAGCAGGTCCATAGCGATCTGTACACCGCCAAAGCAGAGAGAACGCAACATGTGGTCCAGAGTGCTGCGGGTATTTTGCAGCACTTCCACAGCCTAGAAGCCGCAGGCACGCTGCCCCGAGCAGAAGCGCAACAGCAGGCGATGGAGACCATTCGTGGCCTGCGCTATGCCGGGCAGGAATACTTTTGGATCAATGACCAGACGCCGGTGATGGTTATGCATCCGACCAATACCAAACTGGAAGGCCAGAATTTGTCTGGGTTCAAAGACCCCGATGGCAAGGCCCTGTTCAATGAAATGGTCGCTATCAGCAAGAGTCAGGGAGCAGGCCAGGTTGATTATCGCTGGCCAAAGCCCGGGGCCAGCGAGCCCGTACCAAAGGTTTCTTATGTGCAGTTGTTTCAGCCTTGGGGTTGGATAATCGGTTCTGGCATCTATGTGGATGATGTGCAGGCCGAGTTTCAGGCCCAAGCACTGAAAGCCATTGCCATTGGCTTAACCATTGCCGTGCTGCTGGCCGCGCTGGTCGCGCTGATCTTGCGCAGTATCACCCTGCCACTGCAGCAAGCCGTCAGCGCCATGGCTAATATCGCCAGTGGCGATGGCGACCTGACTCGGACCCTCAATACCCACGGTAACGATGAGCTAACCGCTCTGTCACGCCACTTCAATGCCTTTACTGACAAGCTACGGTTGGTGATCAAACAGTCGCTCGACTCCGCTGGCAAGCTCGATGTCGCCGCCCGCGAATTAGGGCAAATCTCCTCACATGCGCAACAACATAGTGAAGAGCAGTCGCAACAAATGGAACTGGTGGCTACGGCGATTAACGAGGTGACTTATGCCGTGCAAGACGTAGCAAAGAATGCCGAGCACGCCTCAACTGAAGTCCACGCAGCTGAAAAGCATGCCTTACAAGGCCAACAGAATATCGAAAGCAGCCTGCGCAAAATCAACGAGTTGTCTGGCACCATCGACCAGGCAGTGACGGTGATCCAAGCACTGGCGCAAGAGAGCACGCAAATCGGCAGCGTTCTTGAAGTAATCCGTTCAATTGCCGAACAAACCAATTTGCTGGCGCTGAATGCTGCTATCGAGGCAGCTCGCGCCGGCGAGCAAGGCAGAGGTTTTGCGGTAGTCGCTGACGAGGTGCGTTTGCTGGCGCAGCGTACGCAAAAATCCACGGCCGAAATCCAAGTAATGATTGAACGCCTGCAAGGCAACTCTGAAGCAGCGGTTAGGGTTATTAATGACAGCAGCAAAGCCTCGCAACTGACCATAGAGCAAGCCAGTCAAGCCGGTGCAAGCCTGACGCTGATCGCCAGCGGGCTGCGTAATCTGACGGGTTTAAACGCTTCCATCGCCAGTGCGACGCTGCAACAATCGCACGTGGTAGAAGACATCAACCAGAACGTCACTCAAGCCGCCAGCCTAGCCCAAAACAATGCAACGGCTGCGCAGCAGACCAGCAATGCTGGGCAGCACTTAAGCCTGCTAGCAGAGCAGCTCAATAAGATACTTGGCCAGTTCAGGGTATAG
- the sohB gene encoding protease SohB, whose protein sequence is MEFFAEYLGFLAKTVTLVVAIMVVLVTIAALRGKGRQNTGQLQVRKLNDFFKQLHQRVQHAVLSKDQLKAADKAEAKAAKLAKKTNSEKPRVYVLDFDGDIKASATDSLRHEITALLTMATPQDEVVLRLESGGGMVHSYGLASSQLARIRQAGVPLTICIDKVAASGGYMMACIGEKIISAPFAILGSIGVVAQLPNVHRLLKKHDIDFEVLTAGEYKRTLTVFGENTEKGREKFQEDLETTHELFKGFIARYRPQLDMDQIATGEVWLGLAALEKQLVDELKTSDEYLAERAKSAELFHLHYAEKKSLQERVGLAGSVALDRFVLNWLSRLSQQRFW, encoded by the coding sequence GTGGAGTTTTTTGCAGAGTACTTAGGCTTTCTAGCCAAGACAGTCACCTTAGTTGTGGCCATTATGGTGGTGCTGGTGACGATTGCCGCGCTGCGTGGCAAAGGTCGCCAGAACACGGGCCAGTTACAGGTGCGCAAGCTCAATGATTTTTTTAAGCAGTTACACCAGCGTGTGCAACACGCGGTGCTCAGCAAGGATCAGTTGAAGGCAGCCGACAAGGCTGAGGCTAAGGCGGCTAAGCTGGCGAAAAAAACCAACAGTGAAAAACCACGCGTCTATGTGCTGGATTTTGACGGTGACATAAAAGCCTCAGCCACCGACAGCCTGCGCCACGAGATCACTGCTTTACTGACTATGGCAACACCTCAAGATGAAGTGGTGCTGCGTTTGGAGAGTGGCGGTGGCATGGTGCACAGCTATGGCTTGGCGTCGTCGCAGTTGGCGCGCATTCGCCAAGCGGGCGTGCCGCTGACCATCTGCATTGACAAGGTCGCAGCCAGCGGCGGTTATATGATGGCCTGCATTGGCGAGAAGATTATTTCCGCGCCGTTCGCCATCCTCGGCTCAATTGGTGTGGTGGCCCAGTTACCTAATGTGCACCGTTTGCTGAAGAAGCATGACATCGATTTTGAGGTACTCACCGCGGGTGAATATAAACGCACCCTGACGGTGTTCGGCGAGAACACCGAAAAGGGTCGGGAGAAGTTTCAGGAAGACCTAGAAACCACCCATGAATTGTTTAAAGGGTTCATTGCCCGATACCGGCCGCAGTTGGACATGGACCAAATAGCCACAGGCGAAGTTTGGCTGGGCCTGGCGGCATTGGAGAAGCAATTGGTTGATGAGCTGAAAACCAGTGACGAATACCTGGCCGAGCGTGCGAAAAGCGCCGAGCTGTTTCATTTGCATTATGCCGAGAAGAAATCCCTGCAGGAGCGCGTAGGACTGGCGGGCAGCGTAGCGCTGGATCGTTTTGTCCTGAACTGGCTGAGCCGCTTGAGTCAACAGCGCTTCTGGTAA
- a CDS encoding nitrite/sulfite reductase, with product MYVYDQYDQKIVEDRVKQYRDQTRRYLAGELSGEEFRPLRLQNGLYIQRYAPMLRVAVPYGLMSSAQVRMMAKIARDYDKGYAHISTRQNVQFNWPDLEDVPDILAELATVQMHAIQTSGNCIRNTTTDQFAGVAKDELIDPRPWCEIIRQWSTFHPEFTHLPRKFKIAVNGAVSDRVAIEVHDIGLEAVHNDAGELGFRVSVGGGLGRTPIVGSFINEFLPWQHLISYLDAILRVYNRYGRRDNKYKARIKILVKALTPAVFAERVEAEWTHLKDGSSTLTEAEVARVAGHFIDPNYKALDDQEAALVALDAEHVGFARWRQRNTFAHKKPGYVAVTLSLKPTGVAPGDVTDKQFDAIADLADRYSFCEVRNSHNQNIILADVEQAQLFTLWGELREHGFATPNVGLLTDIICCPGGDFCSLANAKSIPIAEAIQRRFDDLDYLFDIGNIDLNISGCMNACGHHHVGHIGILGVDKKGQEFYQVSLGGSAGRDASLAQILGPSFAEADMADVIEKIVKVYVEQRSEEESFLDTFRRVGVAPFKERIYAANH from the coding sequence ATGTACGTATATGACCAGTACGACCAAAAAATCGTCGAAGACCGCGTTAAGCAGTACCGCGATCAAACCCGCCGTTATTTGGCTGGCGAACTGAGCGGTGAAGAATTCCGTCCGCTGCGCCTGCAAAATGGCCTGTACATTCAGCGCTACGCGCCGATGCTGCGCGTCGCCGTGCCCTACGGCCTGATGTCCTCGGCACAAGTGCGCATGATGGCCAAGATTGCCCGCGACTATGACAAAGGCTATGCGCACATCAGTACCCGCCAGAACGTGCAGTTCAACTGGCCAGATTTGGAAGACGTTCCCGATATCCTCGCTGAGCTGGCCACGGTGCAGATGCACGCCATCCAAACCAGCGGCAACTGCATCCGCAACACCACCACCGATCAGTTTGCCGGTGTGGCCAAGGATGAACTCATTGATCCACGCCCCTGGTGCGAAATCATCCGTCAATGGTCGACTTTCCACCCTGAGTTCACCCATCTGCCGCGTAAATTCAAGATCGCCGTTAACGGTGCGGTCAGCGACCGGGTTGCGATTGAAGTGCATGACATCGGCCTGGAAGCGGTGCATAACGATGCTGGCGAGCTGGGTTTCCGTGTCTCCGTCGGTGGCGGCCTCGGCCGCACCCCAATCGTCGGCAGCTTTATCAACGAGTTCTTGCCGTGGCAGCACCTGATTAGCTACCTCGATGCCATCCTGCGCGTTTACAACCGCTATGGCCGTCGTGATAACAAGTACAAGGCACGCATCAAGATTCTGGTAAAGGCCCTCACCCCCGCCGTGTTCGCTGAGCGTGTAGAGGCTGAGTGGACCCACTTAAAAGACGGCTCAAGCACCCTGACTGAAGCTGAAGTGGCGCGTGTTGCCGGTCACTTTATTGACCCCAACTACAAAGCCCTCGACGACCAAGAGGCAGCGCTTGTTGCGCTAGATGCCGAGCATGTCGGCTTTGCCCGCTGGCGTCAGCGCAACACCTTTGCTCACAAAAAGCCGGGCTATGTGGCTGTCACCCTGTCGCTTAAGCCGACTGGCGTGGCGCCAGGTGATGTCACCGACAAGCAGTTTGATGCCATTGCTGACTTGGCTGATCGTTACAGCTTCTGCGAAGTGCGCAACAGCCATAACCAAAACATCATTCTGGCTGACGTCGAACAGGCGCAGTTGTTTACCCTCTGGGGCGAACTACGTGAGCATGGTTTTGCCACGCCGAACGTCGGCCTACTGACCGACATCATCTGCTGCCCAGGCGGTGACTTCTGCTCGCTGGCTAACGCCAAGTCGATCCCCATCGCCGAAGCCATCCAGCGCCGCTTCGATGATTTGGACTACCTGTTCGACATTGGCAATATCGACCTGAACATCTCTGGGTGCATGAACGCCTGCGGCCATCACCACGTCGGCCACATCGGTATTCTCGGTGTAGACAAGAAAGGTCAGGAGTTTTATCAGGTGTCCCTCGGCGGCAGCGCTGGGCGTGATGCCAGCCTGGCGCAAATCCTCGGCCCGTCTTTTGCCGAAGCAGACATGGCCGATGTGATCGAGAAAATCGTCAAGGTCTATGTCGAACAGCGCAGCGAAGAAGAGAGTTTCCTCGACACCTTCCGCCGTGTCGGTGTAGCCCCGTTTAAGGAGCGCATATATGCAGCGAATCATTAA
- the guaD gene encoding guanine deaminase, whose protein sequence is MNNNLKAYRAAILHSIADPSVVGVEQSYEYFEDGLLVIENGCVVSVGHAAELLPSLKGVEVTHYPDALITPGFIDTHIHYPQTGMIASYGEQLLDWLNVYTFPTEQRFADKAHASDVAGIFLKELLRNGTTTALVFGSVHKQSVDAFFEAAEALNLRMIAGKVLMDRNAPDYLTDTAESGYADSKELIERWHGKGRLHYAVTPRFAPTSTPEQLALAGKLYSEYPGLYMHTHLSENLKEIEWVKALFPERSAYLDVYDHFQLIGARAVFAHGVHLCDDECKRLAETGSAVAFCPTSNLFLGSGLFDLNKLEKHGVRVGLGTDVGAGTSFSQLQSLNEAYKVMQLQGKKLDPFKSLYLATLGGAHALYLDDNLGNFKPGKDADFVVLDYNATPLISYRMQQAKTLEERLFALIMLGDDRAVKQTFAAGQSVHCRD, encoded by the coding sequence ATGAATAACAACTTGAAAGCCTACCGCGCCGCCATCCTGCACAGCATCGCCGACCCGTCCGTGGTGGGTGTTGAGCAATCCTATGAGTACTTTGAAGACGGCCTGCTGGTTATCGAAAACGGTTGCGTGGTAAGCGTCGGCCATGCAGCCGAATTGCTGCCTAGCCTTAAGGGGGTGGAAGTCACTCACTACCCTGATGCCCTGATCACGCCCGGCTTTATCGACACCCATATCCACTACCCGCAAACCGGGATGATCGCCTCTTACGGTGAGCAACTGCTGGACTGGCTGAATGTCTACACCTTCCCGACTGAGCAGCGATTTGCCGACAAGGCCCATGCCAGCGACGTGGCCGGTATATTCCTGAAAGAGCTGCTGCGCAACGGCACCACCACCGCGTTGGTATTTGGCAGTGTGCACAAGCAGTCGGTGGACGCCTTTTTCGAAGCCGCCGAGGCGCTGAACCTGCGCATGATCGCCGGCAAGGTGCTGATGGACCGCAATGCTCCAGATTACCTGACCGACACCGCAGAATCAGGCTATGCCGACAGCAAAGAGCTGATCGAGCGTTGGCACGGCAAAGGCCGCCTGCATTATGCGGTGACGCCCCGTTTCGCCCCGACCAGCACCCCAGAGCAGCTGGCGTTAGCCGGGAAGCTGTATAGCGAATACCCGGGGCTTTACATGCACACGCACCTGTCCGAGAACCTCAAGGAAATCGAATGGGTGAAAGCGCTGTTCCCTGAGCGTTCGGCCTATCTGGATGTGTATGACCATTTCCAGCTGATCGGTGCGCGCGCGGTATTCGCCCATGGCGTGCACTTGTGCGACGACGAGTGCAAGCGCCTTGCCGAAACCGGTTCAGCCGTGGCCTTCTGCCCGACCTCAAACCTGTTCCTTGGCAGCGGCCTGTTTGACCTTAATAAGCTCGAGAAGCACGGTGTGCGCGTCGGTCTGGGCACCGATGTAGGTGCCGGCACCAGCTTTAGCCAGTTGCAGTCGCTGAACGAGGCGTACAAGGTTATGCAGTTGCAGGGTAAGAAGCTTGATCCGTTCAAGTCGCTGTACCTCGCCACCCTTGGCGGCGCCCATGCACTGTATCTGGACGACAATCTTGGCAACTTTAAGCCGGGTAAAGATGCCGACTTCGTGGTGCTCGACTACAACGCCACGCCGCTTATCAGCTATCGCATGCAGCAGGCCAAGACGCTTGAGGAGAGACTCTTCGCCCTAATCATGCTCGGTGATGACCGCGCAGTTAAGCAGACCTTCGCCGCCGGTCAATCGGTGCATTGCCGCGATTAA
- a CDS encoding alpha/beta hydrolase, protein MDQLEHHILQVNGIDLSLYSAGPLAGRPVWLLHGFPECWHSWRQQIAPLAAAGYRVLIPEMRGYGQSSAPGDPAAYDVITICADIQAAMEQLGQHQVCVVGHDWGAPIAWHLALLEPLRVKAVVGMAVPFGGRPKQPAIDIMRQLYAERFHYILHFQTPGVAEAEMDADIPRTLRMMMHNTSAAVPRDHFLQEKPVGAGLFDGMHDPATLPAWCDNAAFEYYLNTFAGRGFYGALNWYRNFERNWQRTEALAGRQIEQPALFLLGDQDPVGTLEAYTLKQMPKCIAQLEHHVLKDCGHWIQNEQAAQVNQLLIDFLQRHYA, encoded by the coding sequence ATGGATCAGCTTGAGCATCACATACTCCAGGTCAACGGTATCGACCTAAGCCTTTACAGCGCGGGGCCATTAGCAGGGCGGCCAGTCTGGTTGCTGCACGGGTTCCCTGAGTGTTGGCATTCTTGGCGTCAGCAGATTGCACCGTTGGCGGCAGCCGGCTACCGCGTGCTGATCCCGGAAATGCGTGGCTATGGCCAGAGCAGCGCACCGGGTGATCCCGCCGCCTATGACGTGATAACGATCTGCGCTGATATTCAGGCTGCGATGGAGCAGCTCGGTCAACATCAGGTGTGTGTAGTGGGCCACGATTGGGGCGCCCCGATTGCCTGGCACCTGGCATTGCTTGAACCGTTGCGGGTCAAGGCCGTGGTGGGCATGGCCGTGCCATTTGGCGGCCGGCCTAAGCAGCCAGCTATCGACATCATGCGTCAGCTGTATGCCGAGCGTTTTCACTACATCCTGCACTTTCAGACGCCGGGTGTGGCCGAGGCCGAGATGGATGCTGACATACCGCGCACCCTGCGCATGATGATGCACAACACCTCAGCGGCTGTACCCAGGGATCACTTTCTGCAGGAGAAACCGGTCGGCGCCGGACTGTTCGATGGCATGCACGACCCAGCTACGTTGCCGGCCTGGTGTGACAATGCCGCCTTCGAGTATTACCTGAACACCTTCGCCGGTCGTGGCTTTTACGGCGCGTTGAATTGGTACCGCAACTTCGAGCGCAATTGGCAGCGTACCGAGGCGTTGGCCGGCCGACAGATCGAGCAACCCGCGCTGTTCTTGCTCGGCGACCAAGATCCGGTTGGAACACTGGAGGCTTACACCCTAAAACAGATGCCCAAATGCATCGCGCAGCTGGAACATCATGTGCTCAAAGACTGCGGGCACTGGATTCAGAACGAGCAAGCCGCACAGGTTAACCAACTGTTAATCGACTTTTTACAGCGCCACTACGCCTGA
- a CDS encoding SCP2 sterol-binding domain-containing protein — MSVADIVNTMQSKFNASAAAGLDLVFQFNIEDGENYALIVKDGTCTVEEGNNANASVTLIMDTETLKGITSGETDGMQAFMSGKLRAEGDMMLAMKLGELFPV, encoded by the coding sequence ATGAGCGTTGCAGACATCGTCAATACCATGCAGTCCAAATTCAACGCCAGCGCTGCTGCAGGCTTGGACTTGGTGTTCCAATTCAACATCGAAGACGGCGAAAACTACGCCCTGATCGTCAAAGACGGCACGTGCACCGTTGAAGAAGGCAATAACGCCAACGCCAGCGTGACCCTGATCATGGACACCGAAACCCTGAAAGGCATCACCAGCGGCGAAACCGACGGCATGCAAGCCTTTATGTCCGGCAAACTGCGCGCTGAAGGCGACATGATGCTGGCCATGAAACTGGGCGAGCTGTTCCCGGTATAA
- a CDS encoding undecaprenyl-diphosphate phosphatase produces MDLWVAVQALILGIVEGITEFLPISSTGHQIIVADLIGFGGERAFAFNIIIQLGAILAVVWEYRRKIFDIVVGLPNEPQAQRFTSNLLIAFLPAVGLGVLFADLIHHYLFNPITVALALVVGGVIMLWAERRTHVVHAESVDDMTWKDALKIGFAQCLAMIPGTSRSGATIIGGLLFGLSRKAATEFSFFLAMPTMVGAAVYSGYKYRELFQISDLPVFAIGFVTSFIFAMIAVRALLKFIANHSYAVFAWYRIGFGLLILATWQLQWIDWSTAQG; encoded by the coding sequence ATGGATCTTTGGGTGGCTGTTCAGGCACTGATACTGGGCATTGTTGAAGGGATTACTGAGTTTCTGCCGATTTCCAGCACGGGCCACCAGATTATCGTGGCCGACTTGATCGGCTTCGGCGGCGAGCGTGCGTTCGCTTTTAACATCATCATCCAGCTGGGGGCGATTCTGGCGGTGGTGTGGGAGTACCGGCGCAAAATTTTCGACATTGTTGTGGGGCTGCCTAATGAGCCACAGGCGCAACGCTTTACCAGCAATCTGCTAATTGCCTTTCTGCCGGCAGTGGGGTTGGGCGTTTTGTTCGCCGACCTGATCCACCATTATCTGTTTAACCCGATCACGGTGGCGCTGGCACTGGTGGTGGGCGGGGTGATCATGCTCTGGGCTGAACGGCGCACGCACGTTGTGCATGCTGAAAGCGTGGATGACATGACGTGGAAAGATGCGCTGAAAATCGGTTTCGCCCAATGCTTAGCGATGATCCCAGGTACTTCACGCTCTGGTGCCACCATTATCGGCGGCTTGCTGTTTGGGTTATCACGCAAGGCCGCCACGGAGTTTTCCTTCTTTCTCGCCATGCCGACCATGGTCGGTGCGGCGGTTTACTCGGGCTATAAGTACCGCGAGCTGTTTCAGATCAGTGATTTGCCGGTGTTTGCCATCGGTTTTGTCACCTCGTTTATCTTCGCCATGATTGCTGTGCGCGCGTTGCTTAAGTTTATTGCCAATCACAGTTACGCCGTCTTTGCCTGGTACCGCATCGGCTTCGGCTTGCTGATTCTCGCGACGTGGCAGCTGCAATGGATTGACTGGAGCACTGCCCAAGGCTGA
- a CDS encoding histidine phosphatase family protein — MGSIYLIRHGQASFGADDYDVLSPIGIRQAEVLGSHLAQLGTRLDRCVSGDLRRQQHTANSALQQLRAAGSSAPTLEIDAAFNEFNADAVIRALLPDMLGEEPEALHILRNAASHRAEFQRLFAKLIGRWISGDYDTPGLQSWHDFVTHVQGGLNRLLEQADSKQTIAVFTSGGTITALLHLITAIPPAQAFELNWQIVNTSLSCLKFRGSQVSLASFNSHVHLQLLKAPELITYR; from the coding sequence GTGGGCAGCATCTACCTGATTCGACATGGCCAAGCCTCCTTCGGTGCAGACGATTACGATGTGCTATCGCCCATCGGTATACGTCAAGCTGAAGTCTTGGGCTCGCACCTTGCGCAACTTGGTACGCGCCTTGATCGCTGCGTCAGTGGTGACCTGCGTCGCCAGCAGCACACGGCTAACAGCGCATTGCAGCAACTACGCGCTGCTGGTAGCAGCGCGCCGACGCTGGAAATTGATGCCGCGTTTAACGAATTTAATGCCGATGCGGTGATTCGCGCCCTGCTCCCGGACATGCTTGGCGAAGAACCTGAAGCGCTGCATATTTTGCGTAATGCGGCGAGCCACCGCGCTGAATTCCAACGCCTGTTCGCTAAACTCATTGGCCGATGGATTTCAGGGGACTACGACACGCCTGGGCTGCAAAGCTGGCACGATTTTGTTACACACGTTCAGGGGGGCCTCAACCGCCTGCTGGAACAAGCCGACAGTAAACAAACTATCGCTGTATTCACCTCGGGCGGCACCATTACTGCCCTGCTCCATCTGATTACTGCCATACCGCCTGCGCAAGCCTTTGAGCTTAACTGGCAAATTGTTAACACCTCACTCAGCTGCCTGAAGTTTCGCGGCAGCCAAGTGAGCTTGGCTTCCTTCAACAGTCATGTGCATTTGCAACTGTTGAAGGCGCCGGAGCTCATCACGTACCGCTGA